From the Drosophila suzukii chromosome 2 unlocalized genomic scaffold, CBGP_Dsuzu_IsoJpt1.0 scf_2c, whole genome shotgun sequence genome, one window contains:
- the LOC139354366 gene encoding golgin subfamily A member 1-like, with protein MERVENSEAQLEQAADTRRRSTRRQNSQVRAIEQALNTAEHSERRLDPVFRAGEQVADTQRRSIRRRNSQVRAKEQVQNTADHSERRLDPDFRADEQAADTRRRSIRRRNSQVRATEQVQSTADHSERRLDPDFRAAEQAADTRRRSIRRRNSQVRATEQFQNTADHSERRLDPDFRAAEQAADTRRRSIRRRNSQVRATSRFKILLTTRKGA; from the exons ATGGAGAGGGTAGAAAATTCCGAAGCTCAGC TTGAGCAAGCAGCTGATACTCGGCGTCGTTCTACAAGGCGACAAAATAGCCAAGTCCGAGCAATAGAGCAGGCTCTAAATACTGCAGAACACTCGGAAAGGCGCTTGGATCCTGTCTTTCGTGCGGGTGAACAAGTAGCCGATACTCAGCGTCGTTCAATTAGGCGACGAAATAGCCAAGTCCGAGCTAAAGAGCAggttcaaaatactgctgaccactcGGAAAGGCGCTTAGATCCTGATTTCCGTGCGGATgagcaagcagccgatactcggCGTCGTTCAATTAGGCGACGAAATAGCCAAGTCCGAGCTACAGAGCAGGTTCAAAGTACTGCTGACCACTCGGAAAGGCGCCTAGATCCCGATTTCCGTGCGGCTgagcaagcagccgatactcggCGTCGTTCAATTAGGCGACGAAATAGCCAAGTCCGAGCTACAGAGCAGtttcaaaatactgctgaccactcGGAAAGGCGCCTAGATCCCGATTTCCGTGCGGCTgagcaagcagccgatactcggCGTCGTTCAATTAGGCGACGAAATAGCCAAGTCCGAGCTACAAGCAggttcaaaatactgctgaccactcGGAAAGGCGCCTAG
- the LOC139354367 gene encoding trichohyalin-like, whose translation MERVENSEAQRQGASQVRAKEQVQNTADHSERRLDPDFRAAEQAADTRRRSIRRRNSQVRATEQVQNTADHSERRLDPDFRADEQAADTRRRSIRRRNSQVRATEQVQSTADHSERRLDPDFRAAEQAADTRRRSIRRRNSQVRATEQFQNTADHSERRLDPDFRAAEQAADTRRRSIRRRNSQVRATEQVQNTADHSERRLDPDFRAAEQAADTRRRSIRRRNSQVRATEQFQNTADHSERRLDPDFRAAEQAADTRRRSIRRRNSQVRATEQVQNTADHSERRLDPDFRAAEQAADTRRRSIRRRKSQVRATEQAQNTADHSVRRLDPAFRADEQAADTWRRSIRRLDPTYRAASQADLALVEEQLAIQQEDVNSED comes from the exons ATGGAGAGGGTAGAAAATTCCGAAGCTCAGC GTCAAGGCGCTAGCCAAGTCCGAGCTAAAGAGCAggttcaaaatactgctgaccactcGGAAAGGCGCCTAGATCCCGATTTCCGTGCGGCTgagcaagcagccgatactcggCGTCGTTCAATTAGGCGACGAAATAGCCAAGTCCGAGCTACAGAGCAggttcaaaatactgctgaccactcGGAAAGGCGCTTAGATCCTGATTTCCGTGCGGATgagcaagcagccgatactcggCGTCGTTCAATTAGGCGACGAAATAGCCAAGTCCGAGCTACAGAGCAGGTTCAAAGTACTGCTGACCACTCGGAAAGGCGCCTAGATCCCGATTTCCGTGCGGCTgagcaagcagccgatactcggCGTCGTTCAATTAGGCGACGAAATAGCCAAGTCCGAGCTACAGAGCAGtttcaaaatactgctgaccactcGGAAAGGCGCCTAGATCCCGATTTCCGTGCGGCTgagcaagcagccgatactcggCGTCGTTCAATTAGGCGACGAAATAGCCAAGTCCGAGCTACAGAGCAggttcaaaatactgctgaccactcGGAAAGGCGCCTAGATCCCGATTTCCGTGCGGCTgagcaagcagccgatactcggCGTCGTTCAATTAGGCGACGAAATAGCCAAGTCCGAGCTACAGAGCAGtttcaaaatactgctgaccactcGGAAAGGCGCCTAGATCCCGATTTCCGTGCGGCTgagcaagcagccgatactcggCGTCGTTCAATTAGGCGACGAAATAGCCAAGTCCGAGCTACAGAGCAggttcaaaatactgctgaccactcGGAAAGGCGCCTAGATCCCGATTTCCGTGCGGCTgagcaagcagccgatactcggCGTCGTTCAATTAGGCGACGAAAGAGCCAAGTCCGAGCTACAGAGCAGgctcaaaatactgctgaccactcGGTAAGGCGCTTAGATCCTGCTTTCCGTGCGGATgagcaagcagccgatactTGGCGTCGGTCAATTAGGCGCTTGGATCCTACGTATCGTGCGG CATCTCAAGCTGACTTAGCATTAGTAGAGGAGCAATTAGCCATCCAGCAGGAGGATGTAAATTCGGAGGACTAA
- the LOC139354368 gene encoding trichohyalin-like gives MERVENSEAQRRRRENELFRDAEQGLNTASHRSRRLNPTTRAVEQAADTRRRSTRRQNSQVRAIEQALNTAEHSERRLDPDFRADEQAADTRRRSIRRRNSQVRATEQVQSTADHSERRLDPDFRAAEQAADTRRRSIRRRNSQVRATEQFQNTADHSERRLDPDFRAAEQAADTRRRSIRRRNSQVRATEQVQNSADHSERRLDPDFRAAEQAADTRRRSIRRRNSQVRATEQVQNTADHSERRLDPDFRAAEQAADTRRRSIRRRNSQVRATEQFQNTADHSERRLDPDFRAAEQAADTRRRSIRRRNSQVRATEQVQNTAEHSERRLDPDFRADEQAADTRRRSIRRRKSQVRATEQAQNTADHSVRRLDPAFRADEQAADTWRRSIMRLDPTYRAASQADLALVEEQLAIQQEDVNSED, from the exons ATGGAGAGGGTAGAAAATTCCGAAGCTCAGCGTAGGCGAAGGGAAAATGAATTGTTCAGGGATGCAGAGCAGGGCCTAAATACTGCGTCTCATAGGTCAAGGCGCTTGAATCCGACAACTCGTGCAGTTGAGCAAGCAGCTGATACTCGGCGTCGTTCTACAAGGCGACAAAATAGCCAAGTCCGAGCAATAGAGCAGGCTCTAAATACTGCAGAACACTCGGAAAGGCGCTTAGATCCTGATTTCCGTGCGGATgagcaagcagccgatactcggCGTCGTTCAATTAGGCGACGAAATAGCCAAGTCCGAGCTACAGAGCAGGTTCAAAGTACTGCTGACCACTCGGAAAGGCGCCTAGATCCCGATTTCCGTGCGGCTgagcaagcagccgatactcggCGTCGTTCAATTAGGCGACGAAATAGCCAAGTCCGAGCTACAGAGCAGtttcaaaatactgctgaccactcGGAAAGGCGCCTAGATCCCGATTTCCGTGCGGCTgagcaagcagccgatactcggCGTCGTTCAATTAGGCGACGAAATAGCCAAGTCCGAGCTACAGAGCAGGTTCAAAATTCTGCTGACCACTCGGAAAGGCGCCTAGATCCCGATTTCCGTGCGGCTgagcaagcagccgatactcggCGTCGTTCAATTAGGCGACGAAATAGCCAAGTCCGAGCTACAGAGCAggttcaaaatactgctgaccactcGGAAAGGCGCCTAGATCCCGATTTCCGTGCGGCTgagcaagcagccgatactcggCGTCGTTCAATTAGGCGACGAAATAGCCAAGTCCGAGCTACAGAGCAGtttcaaaatactgctgaccactcGGAAAGGCGCCTAGATCCCGATTTCCGTGCGGCTgagcaagcagccgatactcggCGTCGTTCAATTAGGCGACGAAATAGCCAAGTCCGAGCTACAGAGCAGGTTCAAAATACAGCTGAGCACTCGGAAAGGCGCTTAGATCCTGATTTCCGTGCGGATgagcaagcagccgatactcggCGTCGTTCAATTAGGCGACGAAAGAGCCAAGTCCGAGCTACAGAGCAGgctcaaaatactgctgaccactcGGTAAGGCGCTTAGATCCTGCTTTCCGTGCGGATgagcaagcagccgatactTGGCGTCGGTCAATTATGCGCTTGGATCCTACGTATCGTGCGG CATCTCAAGCTGACTTAGCATTAGTAGAGGAGCAATTAGCCATCCAGCAGGAGGATGTAAATTCGGAGGACTAA